Part of the Augochlora pura isolate Apur16 chromosome 10, APUR_v2.2.1, whole genome shotgun sequence genome, tacttattttgtaattgtaagaTAAACGGTaacagttaaaaaattctacataaaactaaattacagtaaaacaatatttcagtaGTATTCACAACTGTTATTCGTATATAGGCAACGCCACACCTATCGAACAAACGCAAAAGTTTACATGGAAGAAAATTAAGACCTAAATCTGTGGTCGATTCAGTTGAGGGACTTTCTGCTGACGATATTCCTGATCTATTACCACCATTGCCAAAAAGTCAAGCAGAAGGTTCGTATTATTTCAATAGAGTATTTGATGTGTTCACGAGctactaattaattaacagagtTTTCAGCCATTTCAGAGACAGAACACTCTTTGACAGAATCTTTAGATTCTGTTTCGGAGTTGCCTAATACCGTGGGTCAACAGTTGCAACATTTAGTGAAATCTAGACCACGTAGAACGAAAACTAGAGCACCTACAAGACCAATGTTGAGACCGGACCAACCAATGGATGGTCTTGCTCTTGGAGAAGGCCTTGATGTATTCTTCCGACCAACTACTCCAACAACTCCACTTATATCTCCAACAAGCGATGACAGGTAATGTATTCAATGCGCGCAAATCTTCAAGAAATGGTCATCCAGAGTtagaagtattaaataaatcgtctTCAAGATCTTTTGAAGGACATGAATACAATGGAGTACATCCTTCCCAGACAAATTCAACGATTTAGTCTGCAGATTTGAAAAACTATTGCTGACCTTTAAAAGACCTTGAAGATAATAGCAaatttgttaacattattatagttaCTTCCTTGAATAGTATAACTAATATGTAATTAACTCTGTAATATGATTTTTGctttaaaatcatataaattaattcatttgtttTGAAACAATTACAGCTCCTTACATACGTTCCCGACTGACGGCAGTCCAAATTTATCTCTTGCCAGTCACAAAAGTATTCCACCCGATACGGATAAGAAACCTGGTTGTAGTTCACCAATGTTAAAAACACTCCTTGAGCCTGCACCACGATCACGGTCTAGCGATAATTTGGAGAAGTTTTCTCCACTCGTCGGTAGGAGATCTCAAGGTGATTCACCATTAACTGCATCCCCATTAGCTCGACGGAATACGACTGATAATGCTCAAAATCACGAAAGAATCGTTGCGAAATTCGATAGTTCTAACGGGATGAGTAGTAATAGTTTTGTCAATACGGCAGACATTTCGAAACGTAGCACGTTGCCAATTGCTGGATCTGGTACAAATTCAGTTAGCTCGCGGGATTCCGATGAGAACGGTAAAATGTTACAACTAACAACTGCTGCAAATTCTTCAGATAGGGATGTATCTCTTGCAACGTCTGTTCCTAAAGATTACGAAAGCAGAAAAAGTTTAACGAAAAAATCGGCCATGGAAATGGACAAATCTGCGAGCCAGCCACTGCCCTCCCTCAAACTAAGATCGATTGGTTTCGATCTTAGAAGTCCGACAAATGGTAGCAGTACGAAAAATACTTCCGAAGCATCAAAGTCTCCAGTATTAAAATCGTCAGCTAAAGGAAGTTGTTCCACCAGTGACGGAAAAAGTAATGGTGCTTTATCAAAGACTAAATTAACTCCGCCTGCAACAGCTCCGAAACCAAGGCCATGGAGTATGGCCACTGATAGAAAATCCGGTGAGTTCGAATGAATGTTggaacagtattttttaatgtttattaagcAATGTTTATGTCGCATTCACGTAATGTTAAAGTGAGTAACATTCTAATCACAAGTAATTAGGACGTTTTTGTAGTAACAAAAGTAGTACATATTATCGTACTTCTTGTCAATGTAAGTTCACTAtacagtttcatttaattttataggagaatttaatttattaagcgATGGTTCTAGTCCAAATACTTCAGCAGGGAATACGCCAGATTCTGGCGATGCTCTTGACGAATCAACGGATAGTGGTGTAAGTGGTCCCGCTTCGTTGCCACCAACATTATCAGCAAGTAGCACCGCTAGTTCTTTAAGCAATACAAGCGTAGAAAAGCGATCTGTCAGAGAATTGGCAGCTAGTTTAAGCAAGAGTAAAACAGAAAGGAAAGAACACGGTAActcagaaatttaattttttacaatgcATGCTCTGTACATACATAGTAACCCTATATTTCATCACCGGTATCACACATCACTTCTTACTAAAAGCatacatttttcttgcaaCGTCGATTAATTTGCAAAACTGCATgaccaatatttaatttaagaagCTTGctgtacatattattttagagCATACCGCACCTGCAGCATGGAGGTCGGTGCTTCAACGTTCTATCAACCAACCAGATGTTaaggtattttttttatatttttttttataaatccatGGAAGATTTTGACTGCGTAGAAAATTTTGTCCACAAAATCTCTTGCAATAGCTTACTTATCTTCTTTTgcgcttttattttattaatctaaaATGTCAAATTTACATATCGTGAACGTAATATATGCatagaaaaattgctgttAAAGTATCTGTGAAATAACATGTTCAACATGCAATCTTATATGCTTATAATAGTTCATTACATTTGTAGGTAATGGAAGCGCCGAAAATGGTTGAAGAGAAACGAATAAGTTGTCCAGAATGCGGTCGTATATGCtcataataattcattatatttttaggtaATGGAAGTGCCGAAAACAGTTGAAGAGAAACGAATAAGTTATGAACTTCAACGTACTTCTTTTTTACATGATTCGAATTTTAACTATGATAACGATGTAGTGGACGTTTGATAATGACTTATCACTATAGTAATTTGAAGGTCAGTGTCATTGATTAGTTGCATATTATGAACATCTCCTatcaaaatgttttatactggGCACAAGATTATGCAAAGTTTATGCGTTTGTATTTGTGCCATATAAAGTCAAATACAAGGCAAGTGCTGCTATTGGAGACAAGGTTTTGTGTGTCTCTATAGAAAGTACTAATCTATCTTTAAGGTGGCATTAAAAgtcttattataattttttttacgaaaCTGCTCGTTCAGTTCAGATTATCTTAATTATTAGCAGTaagtatttgtatttaatgtactaaaaattatttgttactttcACTTCGATAAATTAAGACATTCATACttccatagaaaatatattttagctTCTACATTCCATTAGATTCTTAGAGAAAGGTCTATCTGATATCTGCAacgatattatttgaataatgaacgacgttatatttgttttaaaatttaaatatttatgtactgtttccattataataaatattttgacctattttctaaaaaaggACACTACCTGCAGAAACATTTGTGATCATACATGTAGAAATTGTGATTTAAgttctgttatttattgtttcaattttttcgttcgattttattacattaaaaatctttttaattaaatgttttttttatgaCTACTcctgaaattgatatttactaTTGGAATTGAGAAATGCACAAAGCCAACCTCTAAGAATCATATAACATTTGCAATGTGCCATATAATGTTATTACGTAAATCAGTAAATGCCTTTAGTTTCTATACAATAAGGACACACTTAAGCGATATTTCGCATGACAAGTATAATACCATCGATGGTAACATCAGTGATTTATATGAATCTAATagtaaattatgaaaacattATACAACGCATATaccatatataaataatagtatcgatgtataaaagaaggaaatgaTGTAACCactaaaaaaatgttatcgaGTATTGCTATATTCTAAGAATTTCTTTGcaacatttgtaatttatatttactattttatatcttgttAAACGTATACCATAACTAAACAAATTTACTAATGTTTTTTCTGCTATGTGTGTCCTCTTACAAAGGAACCAGCTTTTTTACAACagttttttttgtattatataaaagaatattgcgaaatataattaataatctatcTTATATAAATCTATTGAGACATAGTTTTTTGATAGCAAAGAACCTatgtaaatacaaatgtatgtataaaaagcTATGCACAGATAACttagaattacaatttcagTTCACACAGTCAAATAAGTATTTGAATGAATGTTTTTACCAATATTCATGAGTAACGAATTATACAGAGTGAGTTCTTAAACATTACGACTTGAAATTACTTGTAAATTCTTGCATCCACTTAAAGTCATACTTTTgttcaaaatgtttttttttatacagctAGTAATTTAAGAGTAATTTTCTGTCGTCTCGTTCAATGAGTCACcttgtatatatattgttatatacatatgtcTCTTTCATGCACGTATCTAAAAACATGCATTAGATAATGATACCgcatgttatttatttctgttttatattgcTGAAGAATCTAGAAAACATGGGTTTTTCTTAATACATTGATCTTAATATCCAAATTTATGAACGTCACAATTCTCCTTCAATAATTAAACACGtgaaatctataaataaatgtaaattagaCTGATGAACGTGTTTGTCAAATAATAAACTgtattaaatcaatttgaaGCATTAGCATATAATGCAAATAAGTCCGTATCACAGAAAGTAGTTAATCTGGAAGTTACTTAATGATCGAAGTTagtgattatatatatatatacatatatttataatttaattattgtaatgataaatataatatttgtaaacagGTGTGTACTTGTACATTGTCATAAGTACATACACTTTATTGTTTGTATACATGTTACGCTACAGGTGATTTTTTTGTAAGTATAGAGatgtaaagaaattataagtgtaATGTCGAAATTGGAATTTGATCAATGGTGCCAAAaagtgtaataattttctatgtttattaaatttcaatttaagaaAACGGTAACATTACAGAACagttgatataaatattttggttTGTGACTTCCTAAATCATTccatttaactatttaatattaattatgcagctatataatacaaaaaatcaCCTGTAATATACGATATTTtggaatgtaaatattttaaatgtacacTGCAGTATGTATGTGCTAATGAATGCGtgatatgatatatatatattctaattttcttcaataCATTCCTGTATTTACACACtcatatatatagatatacatataaatatacatgtacagatacatgtatacatatatacatacctatacatacatacatatatatatatatacattgtacaattttacatGTTTCAAAATCTGCtattaatattgctatttaCGAATTTCcatctaatatattatttaactatattgCACACAGACTGGTATCAATATTTGTAGCAGATTTGAATGcatgaattattaatcatgCAATATAATTCGctagaaaatagaaacttcTATTATGTTCATGCGTACACCGATAGTTCTTTCCAACTATGcattagaaaacaatatttagtattagtattctgttaaatttaaataatttttataattcgtttttgaaaatataataatcatgtactacaataatattcaGAACTTTATTGATTTTGgaacaaattgaatattatttaagattcGTATgcaatagtattaataatagtacaatctaatgttatagaaataattacagaacAACATCCACTAAAAAGTAATCCATGAAGATTTAtgacatatattaaaatttttattattatttttcttcgtaaGTACATATTGTTTGTAACAAAGGATTATTTAAAtccaaatgaaataaaaatttgaagagtctgttattaatgtattacaggcaataataaaattatactggaatatatttttcctagTAATTATCCTTTTCATATCCTAAAGATAGACATTaactgattaaaatatttaaaagttaattGTTCACCATAAATTACTGATTAAggatattaattcttaatcaTTAATTGTGATagatattgaataattatgataaactCTAATCAGTGAATTACGTTGAAAGTTCGAATAAGCATTGGAAAAGTGCCGCGAGTCACGAGTCATGTCAAGTTTAATTTGGTGCGCGTGCGtgaaaaattttatggaaTCTAGCACATAGCACATTTCCATAATTCATGAGTTGGAAGAAGTATTGTAGTGAAATACTGTAGGTTTAAGGAAATCAACCGTGTATAGCACCTCGTACGTGGGAGATGTTAATGAACTTTTTTGTGCAATTCATGTTTTTAAGTTGAGAGGGTCCAGAAATGTCGCGTTCAAAATCGGAGAAGATCGGAAATAGTGGTAAATGTGAATTAAGCGTTTGGACACGTGCGATAACAGCGAATTCCGAATGGCCGGACAAAGTAAACATAACCATACTTCAATTCATAGTGTTCTTATACAAGATCATaagtttacttatttatttatactgtagGAAGAATTTCTTGACGTTATATATTGGGCCAGGCAAGCAACTGGGATTATACTCGGTATAGGATGGGGCCTTATACCTTTAAAAGGTTTCATAGCTCTGTTATTGTAAGTTGTAGTGTTATCTTGCCTTACAAAAACAGTTAACTTCATAGCTGGACACGACACTGTCTGttcctatatttattttctattttatttacaaatttcagATTTGTACTAGTTAATGCAGGGGTAACATACCTGTACTTTagcaattttcaacaaatagaCGAAGAAGAATTCGGCGGAGTATGGGAATTAACGAAAGAAGGTTTTATGACATCGTTTGCTGGATTtttggtaatatttaatataataattattttaaatttcaataagtaatgttttacaatttttataacaaagttTCTGTTTATAGGTTACTtggattataatatatacaggaTTGCATTTTGACTGATAATTTTCAACATGCCAATGCTAACCTGACTGAAAAGAACACAAATACATTGGAAAACATTTCTAGGATACATTCAAATTTTCAGCACATTTGATAAATGTGGCTTATAATTTTCAGTTTGTGAAGTATATGCTAATGTAATTTGCAGTATGTGGTTAAATACCATCATACAgtgataatttttcatttaaaagtCATTTACCACTAGAATGCATTATATTCAAGattttaaatactgtttatCTCTTGGGACAATATTGTTTtgcgaatatttatggaatattttaatctttttttgttttgttttacatatatattcttaGGTCAAATGGGATGATTTATGTGAGCGTGGTAAACTATTAGTAGAACtgattacatattatatatgccAAATCAGATTATAAACCGTATacagataattaatataaataaacattttaaatacttaaattgCTCAATATTCAATCAGGTTGAACATTTTgcatgttattaataaaaattttatgctaaatattttttccactatcgaaatatttaatgacaTCTAGTTGATAAATCCAGTCATTGCTTTGACAGGAACAAggcaattataaataatgtagacTTTAAGTATTACAGtgactttatatatatatatatatatatatatatattgcatttCGGTAGAAACTGTTTATTTAGAAAAGGATTGgtataaaaagtattacaaaATATGATCAACAATTTTAGAAGGAATTTTTATCTATGTAcatatagttattttattcccATATACAGTAGTGGCCAATAAAATTGCAGTATCTCTTAAAAGTTCTTGTGTATATGTTGCAGCTACAAAAAATGCATTAATTCCTTTAGTAcggttttttaataattccgtaTAAActgatgtaataatattgcaagATATATAGCTAACGTGCAATTTCCATGTCCACTATTGtgtaacgatttatttaactgtATTTACATGTAtaagttattaaaaacatgttaataaaatatgtttaatacaTTCAGACAGAGATAGCAGGATCATCCAACCATTAATCGCTTTCGACCTCGCATTTGTACATCCTTGTATTTGGAAACGACCTCGTTGCactgttttttatttgcataGTATTTTTGAtacgtttcaaatatttccgaAAATAATGATGGTATTTCTGAATGTGCGCTGAGCAACGACCGTTCAAGTACGTACAAGTCAACGGCTTTATCCTCCAAACTCGAGTCAACACGAGCTAATCCAAAATCTATCATGACAAAATTGTTTGTGCCTacaaaaaataacgaaaagttataataatattaatatttagaccTCTAAAGATTTTCATATCattgaacaaaaatttgaagatCTGTAAATCGAACaatataaagtgaaaataattgtaaaacgcTGTTTTCATACCAACATCTTTTTGCACATTCAATTCTTCGTCAATATTCTTCAACAGTATATTCGATGTCGTTAAATCTCCATggataatgtttttattatgtaatctAGCAACAAGCATTCCCACGCCTCGTGTTATGAACTTAAAGTGTTCAACGTTCACACCTTTCAAAACACTTTTCTCTATGTAATCTTTTAATACCATTGCATTGTCTATATACTCCATGTAAATACATCGACGTTCCAATTGTACGAAGTATATGGCCGGCGTAACAACCCCTGAAGACAAAAATGAGCGTACATAAGCTTATAAGAAAGTGATATCGGGCCATATCTATAAAGGCAAGTGAAAACTTCtattaacgattttttaaGTACATATACggtttcgtatgcataaaaaataatatatattttatacaaagtttttaatgaattttgacGAGTACATCAACAAGAAATTTAAGATTTCGATAAATGTTCGAACTGCTTGTAGTAGCAATGGGTTATTTACAAGCATTGATACTACTAACCCGGGCTTCACTCATGGTAGTGGAGTGTTGCGACATACGAATTAGTTGGAATGATTGCCTGTTATAAAGGAAATACAGTTACAATTGCTGACACCGGATTTAGATTATTGCATGATCTCGAATTCtgttaaatatatcaaaaagtCTGAGAGTTTCTCCATTAAAGTAAAACAAATACTTGAgccattaaaataaaaatttttcaatatttaccaGTTTGTACAAGTAAAAGATTAAGcataaaaaatctattatttattttcatttatatttgatattcagAAGTATTTTATGCGTACTACTCATTGAAACATATGATCTTACCAGCGGTTTTCGCGCGAACCATAGCGCGGCATTCTGCCCTTATTCGATCTTTTGTTAATCGGACATCCAAATCAGTATgtctatatttcttttcaaatcgTTCTTTAAGTAATGTCGACTTTCCCAAATAAACACCTTTGTATACGCGAGCTTCGGCACCTTGAGCTATTAATTCGAAACCATTTGTCATCGCCATCTGAAATCTATGCTGTGAACATTTCATACATATAACTTCCAttagttacaaaaataaaaaataatgtgtaCAGCTCAGCAGGAGGTTACAGTGAATTCGAAGCTATTTGTACCTTGATCTTCTATCATACTAAtactttgataaaaatgtcaagtaaatttaacaaaaaacgTAACATGcaataacttaatatttatcgtgtatCAACGAAAACATTGCTTGGAAAGCCTATCTATTTTTTCTCACCTATTATGCATGTACATTTGTAAGGACAATATTACTCATTGTTTTTATCGCATTGTACATTGAGAAAACTATAAGTCGACGGGCGAATGGTAAGCCAGTGATTTTCTGGAAGGAAAGATGATGTTGCTCGCGCTAGCAAGGGCAAGATGAGGGCGAAACGCGAATCGATCGTTACCCGAGAGCGTCCTGCGCGCTAATCGCTATTCCAGCGCTAGTATTCGCCCGTACTTTGTTCCCATCGGGTTGACAAGCTAATACAGTGTTTTTTCTCCTGTTATTAttccaaagaaaaataaatattgctgcTTTGCTCTCCGGTAGATATGAGGGACGAGGTGAAGATGGACGCGAATCGGCTAATCACCGAGGTTTATAAGCGGCCAGCGCTTTGGAATCAAAGGCATATCTCTTATCACAATCGCGAGGTGACAAACCGCGTTTGGATGGAGATTGCATCGATATTCAAGTTGCCTAGTAGGTGCATTGATGAAATCGTTTCTGCTCTATgtgattcgcgcgcgcgttttcacGTTTCACTGCAACACCAACGTTTCTTTTTGTCATTCTTAGCAATGAACATCGTTGCTGTTTGTTACCGCGACACTTatctgttataatttttcattgaacTATGTCTAAGACGGTGACGGTCATTACACAACTATAAATTGTGTTAGAAATACCTTAATTAAAGGGTTAAGGTATTAAAGAATAAACTGACTGTCTATGGATGTCACAACAGTAAACACACTATTGATATGAATTTTACTACTGTCTTTAGACACTTCCATACGGTGTAGTTGTTTTGAAATGTATATCTTGTAAGGACAACTCCAAAATCTTGTATATTGTTTTCCTAAGTGTCATTTGATCAAAGagaactttaaaatttaaagtcCATAACATAAACTTCCGGTTCTGTgtctcgaaaattaatttgtattaaaatctCGATTTTACTACTTATCTTCGAGGATACAAGTCAAAcacaaatttgaaatttgtcaCTATCTTAATCctttaattaagaatattctTCATTACTAATTGGAAAAAACAGCGAATTTCGTTGAAGTGTTAATACTACTTGTCTTGGTACCATAGTTTCCTATGCTGTTACTCGCACAAGTTAACCTCACTTTTCCGCGATGACACCTTATCGAAAACGGTACGTTTCAATTAAGTTTacgtattcaatttaatacaagattcttaaaattatagaaaaccTCGTTCCAAAAACTGCTGGATAACTTACTATTTGTTACTATTTACAGTGTGATTCCACAAGAAGATTTAAATTGCGAGTGCAAGTACTGTTTAAGTCGAAACGCATGTGCGTGAGCACCGTCAATAAATTCCGACGGTCGCGTGTGTGGAAAGCTTCCGCTCTTTGCGATATTTGTCGTTCGAATTGCCGATCGTTCATATTCATTCCTAATTACgctttgtaaataatatctcAAGGAATAATTTAGATCCCACGATCAACGAGAAGCAGTAAAAAGTTTCCTGAACACCGTACTCGCTAAATTGAATGCTTCCAATTCTTTTTCAGAGCCGGTGTTAAAAGCAAAGTGGAAAGGCTTGCGAGATACGTTCCGTGCCGAATTGAAAAAGGATCAAGTGTATCGAAAAAGTAAATTCCACCGGAATCGGCCGGTATGGATTCACTTCAAAAGTTTGCAGTTCTTGAAAGAACAGATGTTACCCCGGCCACCGATCTGGGAACGAAGCAATTCTTGCCAGGATGACGATCGCATTGCCAGCGAGGGTGAAACCGAAGGAATGTTGCTGCAAAATGGTTCTTCAATGTCGAATAGAAAAGCGGAGGAACGAGGTACAATTCCGAATCATTTACTGTCGATAAGTAGCGATAACGGATTGAAAATCGACAGTGTTAATCACATAGATGTGAAACAAGAGCCCGAGGAGAATTTCGACAATCTCGAGTTTCAAAGTGTTTCCGACAACCTGACGGAAAACGAGATGATGTTGCAGAACATCTCACCCGAGCAGGTGTTGATGGGCGACCATGACACTGGCATTGGTCTCACGGTAGACCCCTTGGAAGGCAACCGTTTTGATGATAATTACTATTTCCTTATGAGTCTGTTACCCCACATAAGAACACTACCCGCCGATAGAAGAATGCTGCTCAGGATGCAAATGCAGGAACTGGTTTACAAAGAGGTCTATAAGAAAAGCTCCGAGAGTGTCGGCACGCCGTAAAATGAGAAACGTAAAACAAAATgcataattcatatttttaacaaagataTTATTCGTACATATGGTTTTAGGAATCGGCGAAGATTTGCCGGAGTAATTGTTTTCTGTGTTTCGTTGCTCCCGGAGACGTAAATCTCGCTCGAGATATAACGAAAAGTGATTCGGAATGCGACTCTAACTGagcaaaactatttttgtcagtatttttaattacttatttatctgttatttgtataatgttatttgcattttgtggttattttttatttgttacttgCATTACTATTCCGATtccagaaataaatatttcgaatagtttaaaaaatttgtttaaataaacaaattatgaaTACTTTACTTTTGTTGTTTTTGCTCAGCTAGAACTGCATGGTAGATCAATGGTGAGTCGATAAGTCAGAAAATGTAaggaaaaatatgatatactCTCTGACCGGTTAAAGTGGCTCGGAATTGGGcaatatttaatgcaattatcgattaaatatttaatttagtcgATGTATAGTCCTAGTTAGCTCAAGTAAGTATGgatcgaaaattaaattaactatttaattttgattggATTAATGATAAACTAAtacgattaaaaaatcatttttcaaaatcagtATCGTTGAAATTCTTTATCAGTTATAAGTTACACAAActtcttaaaataaatgtaaatggtTAACTTAAATCGGAAATAACTATATATACCGCGATAAAAGAGACAAACAGAAAGAACAAAACAGCAACGtcatctattaattaatattgctgACGCTACTCAgcaataacataatatttgtaacatagcattataaatcaataaaaaggTCGAATggatgatatttatatattaatatcatactaggtgaaaaatatttcgatgatGTATTTTCAGACAATAGTGTACATATCGCGGCAATACTGTATGAGGCATTATTCTATAAAACCATACAAGCCTACGCTATATGGGAGCCTTATGTACTATACGTCATACCTTACTTAAGTATACTTTCTTCAGCACTGAGgcgtaattaatatatgtgaAACTTATGAAGCCAGATAAGAATTGTTCATAGGATAAATTGAACAGAATGGGAAGAGATTTCGATTGAAATGGCTAATTTAGAACgcataattgtattaataatagagaACCCGTTTTATTCCtctttcatataaaatattacaaaataattaagttcAAATAAAGTAGACgtgataaatgtattttaaagaataaaaactttctactaataaaaatttccgaaatattagaaaaaaattgtcgcgtttaacaatttgaaatatagggcgaatttgatttgaaaaaattcggCGGTCATTGAAAAGCGGCAACTTTGCGGGGATAAATAACCTTCTTAACGTATGCATTAAATTTTGCGTTAATATTGCAGCAGATAACAGcagaattctataaattaaaaacctgTGAactgtttataataaaaatgataataacaagGTACCATGAATAAGTGCTTTGTAGTTCATCGAACTTAGTCGTGTAAAAGGGGAAAAGTTTGTCTCTTTCCAAGGAGAAAAgtcttaatataaataaatatgatgattgaaattattactttcatGGTTTAAAAATTAGGAAGCCGCAGTTCAAGTGAGACAAATAAATCGTTATgatattacaaataaagattattcatacaaaaataaatggaataaatgtAGAAAGCAtcaaataactataaaaatatgtgcaTGTTACATTCACaccaaaatttatttttcaacacgGTATCGCAGCtttaaagaaaacaaaacTATTAAAACCAATTGTGgaagtaaaaaaatagaaaagtgaCTCAATTAAGTGTTTAGAACAGGAAATCATTATAAAGATAGCATTAAGCTATATTCAAAGAACTGTTAGAGcta contains:
- the LOC144476493 gene encoding GEL complex subunit OPTI codes for the protein MSRSKSEKIGNSGKCELSVWTRAITANSEWPDKEEFLDVIYWARQATGIILGIGWGLIPLKGFIALLLFVLVNAGVTYLYFSNFQQIDEEEFGGVWELTKEGFMTSFAGFLVTWIIIYTGLHFD
- the Prpk gene encoding TP53 regulating kinase, with protein sequence MAMTNGFELIAQGAEARVYKGVYLGKSTLLKERFEKKYRHTDLDVRLTKDRIRAECRAMVRAKTAGVVTPAIYFVQLERRCIYMEYIDNAMVLKDYIEKSVLKGVNVEHFKFITRGVGMLVARLHNKNIIHGDLTTSNILLKNIDEELNVQKDVGTNNFVMIDFGLARVDSSLEDKAVDLYVLERSLLSAHSEIPSLFSEIFETYQKYYANKKQCNEVVSKYKDVQMRGRKRLMVG
- the LOC144476490 gene encoding uncharacterized protein LOC144476490, translating into MRDEVKMDANRLITEVYKRPALWNQRHISYHNREVTNRVWMEIASIFKLPKPVLKAKWKGLRDTFRAELKKDQVYRKSKFHRNRPVWIHFKSLQFLKEQMLPRPPIWERSNSCQDDDRIASEGETEGMLLQNGSSMSNRKAEERGTIPNHLLSISSDNGLKIDSVNHIDVKQEPEENFDNLEFQSVSDNLTENEMMLQNISPEQVLMGDHDTGIGLTVDPLEGNRFDDNYYFLMSLLPHIRTLPADRRMLLRMQMQELVYKEVYKKSSESVGTP